One Denticeps clupeoides chromosome 3, fDenClu1.1, whole genome shotgun sequence DNA window includes the following coding sequences:
- the vsig8a gene encoding V-set and immunoglobulin domain-containing protein 8a isoform X1, protein MGTSSENLYQSRSSFPLENKRMKTRRKSDIPSHVVFFFFFKPSTDMASGLNRQLTSRPYRWADMGQSGAAAMIGLVFGLALMLSEDVASAMQITSTGPPTVQKALGESVTLACTYTPGPLDTGELDIEWSVINPDTTQRDQMLISYSGGRKHVLGSHELVEGLDFAATDPSNGDASISISSLTPAHTGVYLCKVKKMPGFDSRKISLSVLEPPSKLKCWVEGDEGVGESVSLHCKASQGLAPLQYEWNREFGGSIPSSAIQHPQTGKLVISNHSAAFAGVYRCDASNAVGKDKCKLNLRAVKPPSRAGVIAGIVVGCLLLIIVLIILIWLFIYKYERHPRFEKEMSNEIREDVPAPESRPSSRVSRTRSGLAYSQVGENVKHPSSTSTGYSAANGGNRYGYVV, encoded by the exons ATGGGAACCTCCTCTGAGAATTTGTATCAGTCCAGGTCCTCCTTTCCTCTGGAGAACAAG CGTATGAAAACGAGGAGGAAGAGCGACATCCCATCGcatgtagtctttttttttttttttaaaccatcgACTGACATGGCCTCAGGTCTGAATCGGCAGCTCACAAGCAG ACCCTACAGATGGGCTGATATGGGACAGTCTGGTGCCGCTGCCATGATTGGACTGGTGTTTGGACTGGCGCTGATGCTCAGTGAAG ATGTTGCCAGCGCCATGCAGATTACGTCCACGGGTCCCCCAACTGTGCAGAAAGCCTTGGGGGAGTCAGTGACACTGGCCTGCACGTATACGCCGGGCCCGTTGGATACTGGAGAGCTGGACATCGAGTGGTCGGTGATCAACCCTGACACCACCCAGAGGGACCAGATG TTAATTTCCTACTCCGGTGGACGCAAACATGTCCTTGGGAGCCACGAGCTGGTGGAAGGGCTGGATTTTGCAGCGACAGACCCGTCCAACGGCGATGCCTCCATTTCCATCAGCTCTCTGACCCCCGCTCACACTGGTGTCTACCTATGCAAGGTGAAAAAAATGCCAGGATTTGATTCGCGCAAGATCTCCCTTTCAGTGCTGG AGCCTCCTTCAAAGCTCAAATGCTGGGTGGAGGGTGATGAAGGGGTGGGAGAGAGCGTGTCCCTGCACTGCAAAGCTTCTCAGGGTTTAGCTCCTCTGCAGTACGAGTGGAACAGGGAGTTCGGAGGCTCTATCCCGTCCTCTGCCATACAGC ACCCCCAGACCGGGAAACTGGTGATCAGTAATCATTCAGCAGCCTTTGCGGGAGTTTACAGATGTGATGCGAGCAACGCCGTGGGTAAAGATAAATGCAAACTCAACCTGAGAGCTGTCAAAC CCCCCAGCAGAGCCGGAGTGATTGCAGGCATTGTGGTTGGCTGTCTGCTCCTCATCATCGTCCTCATCATACTCATCTGGCTCTTTATCTACAAATATGAGCGGCACCCTCGCTTTGAAAAAGAGATGTCCAACGAAATCAG GGAGGATGTCCCTGCCCCAGAGAGCCGCCCATCTAGCCGTGTGTCCAGAACCCGATCTGGACTGGCGTACAGCCAGGTTGGAGAAAATGTCAAACACCCATCCTCTACCAGCACAGGCTATTCTGCAGCTAATGGTGGCAACAGATATGGTTATGTAGTCTGA
- the vsig8a gene encoding V-set and immunoglobulin domain-containing protein 8a isoform X2, with translation MKTRRKSDIPSHVVFFFFFKPSTDMASGLNRQLTSRPYRWADMGQSGAAAMIGLVFGLALMLSEDVASAMQITSTGPPTVQKALGESVTLACTYTPGPLDTGELDIEWSVINPDTTQRDQMLISYSGGRKHVLGSHELVEGLDFAATDPSNGDASISISSLTPAHTGVYLCKVKKMPGFDSRKISLSVLEPPSKLKCWVEGDEGVGESVSLHCKASQGLAPLQYEWNREFGGSIPSSAIQHPQTGKLVISNHSAAFAGVYRCDASNAVGKDKCKLNLRAVKPPSRAGVIAGIVVGCLLLIIVLIILIWLFIYKYERHPRFEKEMSNEIREDVPAPESRPSSRVSRTRSGLAYSQVGENVKHPSSTSTGYSAANGGNRYGYVV, from the exons ATGAAAACGAGGAGGAAGAGCGACATCCCATCGcatgtagtctttttttttttttttaaaccatcgACTGACATGGCCTCAGGTCTGAATCGGCAGCTCACAAGCAG ACCCTACAGATGGGCTGATATGGGACAGTCTGGTGCCGCTGCCATGATTGGACTGGTGTTTGGACTGGCGCTGATGCTCAGTGAAG ATGTTGCCAGCGCCATGCAGATTACGTCCACGGGTCCCCCAACTGTGCAGAAAGCCTTGGGGGAGTCAGTGACACTGGCCTGCACGTATACGCCGGGCCCGTTGGATACTGGAGAGCTGGACATCGAGTGGTCGGTGATCAACCCTGACACCACCCAGAGGGACCAGATG TTAATTTCCTACTCCGGTGGACGCAAACATGTCCTTGGGAGCCACGAGCTGGTGGAAGGGCTGGATTTTGCAGCGACAGACCCGTCCAACGGCGATGCCTCCATTTCCATCAGCTCTCTGACCCCCGCTCACACTGGTGTCTACCTATGCAAGGTGAAAAAAATGCCAGGATTTGATTCGCGCAAGATCTCCCTTTCAGTGCTGG AGCCTCCTTCAAAGCTCAAATGCTGGGTGGAGGGTGATGAAGGGGTGGGAGAGAGCGTGTCCCTGCACTGCAAAGCTTCTCAGGGTTTAGCTCCTCTGCAGTACGAGTGGAACAGGGAGTTCGGAGGCTCTATCCCGTCCTCTGCCATACAGC ACCCCCAGACCGGGAAACTGGTGATCAGTAATCATTCAGCAGCCTTTGCGGGAGTTTACAGATGTGATGCGAGCAACGCCGTGGGTAAAGATAAATGCAAACTCAACCTGAGAGCTGTCAAAC CCCCCAGCAGAGCCGGAGTGATTGCAGGCATTGTGGTTGGCTGTCTGCTCCTCATCATCGTCCTCATCATACTCATCTGGCTCTTTATCTACAAATATGAGCGGCACCCTCGCTTTGAAAAAGAGATGTCCAACGAAATCAG GGAGGATGTCCCTGCCCCAGAGAGCCGCCCATCTAGCCGTGTGTCCAGAACCCGATCTGGACTGGCGTACAGCCAGGTTGGAGAAAATGTCAAACACCCATCCTCTACCAGCACAGGCTATTCTGCAGCTAATGGTGGCAACAGATATGGTTATGTAGTCTGA